In Pseudomonas fluorescens NCIMB 11764, a single window of DNA contains:
- a CDS encoding helix-turn-helix domain-containing protein gives MASYAMKITLERIALFQFTPAHCAQARAMLGWSVDELSRESGVSVDAIERFEARRDVPEADRLALAYRFESEGLVFFPGFAPGRGMNMKGSAAEPMGRTDFAMVE, from the coding sequence ATGGCCTCTTATGCGATGAAAATCACCCTGGAACGTATCGCCCTCTTCCAATTCACCCCTGCTCACTGCGCCCAGGCCCGGGCGATGCTGGGCTGGAGTGTTGATGAGTTGTCGCGGGAGTCTGGCGTTTCGGTCGACGCGATTGAGCGATTTGAGGCCCGCCGTGATGTGCCGGAGGCTGATCGACTGGCGCTGGCTTATCGGTTTGAGTCGGAGGGGTTGGTGTTCTTCCCGGGGTTTGCGCCGGGGCGGGGGATGAATATGAAAGGGTCGGCAGCGGAACCGATGGGGCGCACTGATTTCGCGATGGTCGAGTGA
- a CDS encoding BRO-N domain-containing protein produces the protein MPDPIIPTRFARHNLHLHALLLENQPWFCARDLGRLMGFHLSDRVVSKLDEDQRHTLLIEYYGQSERRLMLSESGAYALLVYHYAPGNRLLREWLTHQVVPALRDAGPSKNADRPMLSLLDWPEMSLSLLHWQDEGWIRLRDMPYLLHDQPQRRVKVVEPWWRKVVQMFQSSKHSLRIHRQKPIDH, from the coding sequence ATGCCTGATCCGATCATTCCAACACGCTTTGCACGCCACAACCTCCACCTCCATGCCCTCCTTCTGGAAAACCAGCCATGGTTCTGCGCCCGCGATCTCGGTCGTCTAATGGGTTTCCATCTAAGTGATCGTGTGGTCAGCAAACTGGACGAGGATCAGCGCCATACGTTGTTAATTGAGTACTACGGACAATCTGAGCGGCGACTCATGCTTAGTGAATCCGGTGCCTATGCGTTGCTGGTGTATCACTACGCCCCCGGGAATCGGTTATTGCGTGAGTGGCTGACTCATCAAGTAGTCCCGGCGTTGCGCGATGCGGGGCCTTCGAAGAATGCAGATCGGCCGATGTTGAGTTTGTTGGATTGGCCGGAGATGTCGTTGAGTCTGCTGCATTGGCAGGATGAAGGCTGGATTCGGCTGCGGGATATGCCTTATCTGTTACACGATCAGCCGCAACGACGGGTTAAGGTGGTTGAACCATGGTGGCGGAAGGTCGTGCAGATGTTTCAGTCGTCGAAGCATTCGCTTAGGATTCATCGTCAAAAACCCATCGACCATTGA
- a CDS encoding sulfite exporter TauE/SafE family protein: protein MFYLLLTLFGCMTGITAVLFGFGGGFVVVPLLYRMLMASHGADDPIGQSAMHIAVATSTCVMIVNALVATGKHHRAGNLIRHYLWPLGGFIGVGAVVGAVAAMWVSGEVIRYAFIAYLGVTIVDCLFRRGFLTHTDNAIPRRLGRAEVSGGGVGIGAIATFLGVGGSVMTVPLLRRCGLSMSQATSMANPLSLPVALAGTLTYMAMAGFTEFDLGAWFVGYVDLLAFAVLTMGSLVGIRLATPWIGRIPDRIHARVYIGLLVVVMISMCLS from the coding sequence ATGTTCTATCTCTTGCTGACACTCTTCGGCTGCATGACCGGCATCACCGCCGTGCTGTTCGGCTTCGGCGGCGGCTTCGTCGTCGTGCCATTGCTGTACCGCATGCTCATGGCCAGCCACGGTGCCGACGACCCGATTGGCCAATCGGCAATGCACATCGCCGTGGCTACTTCGACCTGCGTGATGATCGTCAACGCCCTGGTCGCCACCGGAAAACACCACCGAGCCGGTAATCTGATTCGCCATTACCTGTGGCCGTTGGGTGGGTTTATCGGAGTGGGCGCTGTGGTCGGCGCAGTGGCAGCGATGTGGGTCAGTGGCGAGGTGATTCGGTATGCCTTTATTGCCTACCTTGGCGTAACCATTGTGGATTGCCTGTTCAGACGTGGATTTCTGACGCACACCGATAACGCAATCCCACGGCGATTGGGGAGGGCGGAAGTATCCGGTGGCGGCGTAGGAATCGGCGCCATCGCCACATTCCTTGGCGTGGGCGGCAGCGTCATGACCGTGCCGTTGTTGCGGCGTTGCGGGTTGAGCATGTCTCAGGCAACGTCCATGGCCAATCCACTAAGCCTGCCCGTGGCGTTGGCTGGGACGCTGACTTACATGGCGATGGCGGGGTTCACCGAGTTTGATCTGGGCGCGTGGTTTGTCGGTTACGTTGATCTGCTGGCGTTTGCGGTTTTGACGATGGGATCGTTGGTGGGCATTCGACTGGCCACGCCGTGGATCGGGCGGATTCCGGATCGGATACATGCGCGGGTTTACATTGGTTTGCTGGTAGTGGTGATGATCAGCATGTGCCTGAGCTGA
- a CDS encoding DUF2790 domain-containing protein, whose protein sequence is MKALLVLALSSLCATAMADEVPTDVAQQQPAIEEYTYSTHLDIAKVISMSEIPNVCEVVPMKMEYDDSKGQRHILRYSIMGNGCSNG, encoded by the coding sequence ATGAAAGCTTTATTAGTTCTGGCCCTCTCCAGCCTGTGCGCAACCGCCATGGCAGACGAGGTCCCGACTGATGTCGCACAGCAACAACCGGCCATCGAGGAATACACTTACTCCACTCACCTGGACATCGCCAAAGTTATCTCCATGAGTGAAATCCCCAATGTGTGCGAAGTGGTCCCCATGAAAATGGAATACGACGACTCCAAAGGCCAACGCCACATTCTGCGCTACAGCATCATGGGTAACGGCTGCTCCAACGGCTAA
- a CDS encoding type II toxin-antitoxin system RelE/ParE family toxin: MYVLHCFQKKSTSGIRTTQSDIDLIKERLQAAQDHAKGSDHD, encoded by the coding sequence ATTTATGTTCTGCACTGCTTTCAGAAGAAGTCGACTTCGGGTATCAGAACCACGCAGTCCGACATCGATTTGATCAAGGAGAGACTTCAGGCGGCGCAAGACCACGCAAAAGGATCAGATCATGATTGA
- a CDS encoding HNH endonuclease, translating into MPAVIAENDESKWADETGVRYHFPKQYRAILTEGTAVLYYKGKMTNKSFSDQRLSTSPHYFGVARIGKVHADENSTQGDLFAVIEGFRPFESAVPIKLDGEYLEQIPVKLKSNYWRNGVRLIDQMVFDDIYSHAVLKLEQVDEFSQIDIAQEFETSVIGTEGKKITYYGVRYERCPKLRHHAIAIHGLRCKACDFDFEKVYGAHAKGFIHVHHVKPISEFDEDQVVDPATDLIPLCANCHAMVHRKPQQLLSVVQLKSLLNGRWVFDDES; encoded by the coding sequence ATGCCAGCTGTCATTGCTGAAAATGATGAATCGAAGTGGGCCGATGAAACCGGGGTCCGATATCACTTCCCGAAACAGTACCGAGCAATTCTGACCGAAGGAACGGCGGTGCTGTATTACAAAGGGAAGATGACAAACAAATCTTTTTCGGATCAGCGTCTGAGTACAAGCCCTCATTATTTTGGTGTTGCTCGAATCGGAAAGGTTCATGCAGATGAGAACAGTACGCAAGGTGATTTGTTCGCTGTCATTGAGGGCTTCAGACCCTTTGAATCTGCAGTTCCGATCAAGCTCGACGGAGAATACCTTGAGCAGATTCCTGTGAAACTGAAGAGTAATTACTGGCGTAATGGTGTCCGGTTAATAGACCAGATGGTATTTGACGACATCTACTCCCATGCGGTGCTGAAGCTGGAGCAGGTCGACGAATTCAGTCAAATTGATATTGCGCAGGAGTTTGAAACCAGCGTTATCGGGACTGAGGGAAAAAAAATCACCTATTACGGGGTGAGGTATGAGCGCTGTCCAAAGCTCAGGCATCACGCAATCGCTATTCATGGGCTTCGATGCAAAGCCTGTGATTTTGACTTCGAGAAAGTGTATGGCGCGCATGCAAAAGGCTTTATTCATGTACACCATGTGAAACCCATTTCCGAATTTGACGAGGACCAAGTTGTCGATCCGGCGACTGACTTGATCCCACTCTGTGCAAATTGCCACGCGATGGTTCATAGGAAGCCCCAGCAGTTGCTGAGCGTTGTGCAATTGAAAAGTCTTCTCAATGGTCGATGGGTTTTTGACGATGAATCCTAA
- a CDS encoding MBL fold metallo-hydrolase has protein sequence MANSTNASAPEASRQVDGAFKNHAPVQREGFCKMVRIMWSMIFHKPRNTRPTSAVPVQRLTHDALIAAPNHSVYRLGHSTVMLKLRDKFWITDPVFADRASPVQWAGPKRFHQPPISLEELPPIEAVILSHDHYDHLDYEAVLKLADKAKYFLTPLGVGDTLIKWGIDASKVRQLDWWQGTEVDGIQFIATPSQHFSGRGLFDGNSTLWASWVMIDAHTRIFFSGDSGYFDGFKRIGEQYGPFDLTLMETGAYNVEWPHVHMQPEQTLQAHIDLKGRWLLPIHNGTFDLSMHAWFEPFDRILALAWERSVSITTPQMGEAFNVMYPQRGSVWWSEVEQQVYQESVG, from the coding sequence ATGGCCAATTCCACCAACGCCTCTGCGCCTGAAGCTTCCCGTCAGGTCGACGGGGCCTTCAAAAACCATGCGCCCGTGCAGCGAGAAGGCTTTTGCAAAATGGTACGCATCATGTGGAGCATGATCTTCCACAAACCGCGCAACACCCGCCCAACCTCGGCCGTCCCGGTGCAACGCCTGACCCACGATGCGTTGATCGCCGCGCCTAATCACAGCGTCTATCGCCTCGGCCACTCCACCGTCATGCTCAAGCTGCGGGATAAATTCTGGATCACCGACCCGGTCTTTGCCGACCGCGCTTCACCCGTGCAATGGGCCGGTCCGAAACGCTTTCACCAACCGCCCATCAGCCTCGAAGAATTGCCACCGATCGAAGCGGTGATCCTGTCCCACGATCACTATGACCATCTCGATTATGAGGCCGTGCTCAAACTGGCGGACAAGGCCAAGTACTTCCTTACGCCGCTGGGCGTCGGCGACACCCTGATCAAGTGGGGCATCGACGCCAGCAAAGTGCGCCAGCTCGACTGGTGGCAGGGCACCGAAGTCGACGGCATCCAGTTTATCGCCACCCCGTCGCAACATTTTTCCGGCCGTGGCCTGTTCGATGGCAACAGCACACTGTGGGCCTCGTGGGTGATGATCGACGCCCACACGCGGATCTTCTTCAGCGGCGACAGCGGTTACTTCGACGGCTTCAAACGCATCGGCGAACAGTACGGCCCGTTCGACCTGACGCTGATGGAAACCGGTGCGTACAACGTTGAGTGGCCGCATGTTCATATGCAGCCTGAGCAAACCCTGCAAGCACACATCGATCTCAAAGGCCGCTGGTTACTGCCGATTCACAACGGCACCTTCGATCTGTCGATGCACGCCTGGTTCGAACCGTTTGACCGGATCCTGGCACTGGCCTGGGAGCGCAGCGTGTCGATTACCACGCCGCAGATGGGTGAGGCATTCAACGTGATGTATCCGCAGCGGGGGAGTGTTTGGTGGTCCGAGGTCGAGCAGCAGGTGTATCAGGAGAGTGTTGGCTGA
- a CDS encoding TetR/AcrR family transcriptional regulator, producing the protein MTAPQRLTDRKREAIIQAAIAEFRANGFDITSMDKIAATAGVSKRTVYNHFPSKEELFAEILNQLWARVTAEQETSYRPDLPLRDQMRLILMAKLQMMGDDNFLDLARVAIAATIHSPERAQNMVARMGEREEGLTVWIRAAQADGRLKPVDPGFAGQQIQGMLKSFAFWPQISMGLPGLSPEMQTTVVDSALDMFLACYQL; encoded by the coding sequence ATGACAGCTCCACAGCGCCTGACCGACCGAAAACGCGAAGCGATCATCCAAGCGGCGATTGCCGAATTCCGTGCCAACGGTTTCGACATCACCAGCATGGACAAGATTGCCGCCACCGCTGGCGTGTCGAAGCGCACGGTGTACAACCACTTCCCCAGCAAGGAAGAGTTGTTCGCCGAAATCCTCAATCAGTTATGGGCGCGGGTGACGGCCGAACAAGAAACGTCCTACCGCCCTGACCTGCCGCTGCGCGATCAGATGCGCCTGATCCTGATGGCGAAATTGCAGATGATGGGCGATGACAATTTTCTCGACCTGGCGCGGGTCGCGATCGCAGCCACCATCCATTCCCCGGAGCGGGCGCAGAACATGGTCGCGCGAATGGGCGAGCGCGAAGAAGGCCTGACCGTGTGGATTCGTGCCGCTCAGGCCGATGGACGCTTGAAGCCGGTCGACCCGGGGTTTGCCGGCCAACAGATTCAGGGAATGCTTAAATCCTTTGCCTTCTGGCCGCAGATTTCCATGGGGCTGCCCGGCCTTTCGCCCGAGATGCAGACCACCGTCGTGGACTCTGCGCTGGACATGTTCCTCGCCTGCTATCAGCTCTGA
- a CDS encoding amidase family protein, giving the protein MDVTRNDATQRLTPQSGLEYSSVDELSQRMERNQLSAVALVQHLLHRIEALDKQGPAINAIIELNPDALAIAEVLDQERQRGHVRGPLHGIPVLLKDNIDTSDQMQTSAGSLAMVGQPAAQDAFIVQQLRTAGAVILGKTNLSEWANFRDPAIPDGWSSRGGQTKNPHVLSESPYGSSSGSGAAVAAGFAPLALGTETVGSIIAPASVNGVVGLKPTVGLLSRSGIVPVSQKVDTPGPMARTVREAALLLNAMSGNDDAEPVKKPHAISGVDYTALLVPNALVGRRIGYPVKFETSGEAAQSDPQFSRALEVMQAAGATLIPVVFDDPQSLSPEEVENGFWMGIKRDLPRYLATRTGLAIQSLEELLQYNEHCPDAEAYGQTTLSAANNVDFDENAYNELWQKIQSENAAAIDNVLLGHQLDAVVWDVGSPGLNVTALAGYPGIMVPSGADDHGVPTSVFFFGTQWSEAHLLAIAYGYEQASNARPTPAFKP; this is encoded by the coding sequence ATGGATGTAACGCGAAACGACGCTACGCAAAGGCTGACACCCCAGTCGGGGCTGGAATATTCAAGTGTCGATGAACTCAGCCAAAGAATGGAGCGCAATCAGCTGAGTGCTGTAGCGCTCGTGCAGCACTTGCTGCACCGGATCGAGGCGCTGGATAAACAGGGACCGGCGATCAACGCGATCATCGAACTCAACCCTGATGCATTGGCCATTGCCGAAGTGCTCGATCAAGAGCGACAACGAGGGCACGTACGGGGTCCTTTGCATGGCATTCCCGTATTGCTCAAAGACAATATCGACACGTCCGATCAGATGCAGACCAGCGCCGGTTCATTGGCCATGGTCGGTCAGCCGGCCGCTCAAGATGCTTTCATCGTGCAACAGCTCAGAACAGCAGGGGCGGTGATACTCGGGAAAACCAACCTCAGTGAATGGGCGAATTTCCGCGATCCTGCCATCCCCGATGGGTGGAGCAGCCGAGGTGGGCAAACCAAAAACCCGCACGTGTTGAGCGAATCGCCTTACGGCTCAAGCTCAGGTTCCGGCGCGGCGGTTGCCGCAGGTTTCGCGCCGCTGGCACTCGGAACGGAAACCGTCGGCTCGATTATCGCCCCGGCGTCCGTCAACGGCGTGGTCGGCCTCAAGCCTACCGTGGGCTTGCTCAGCCGCAGCGGCATCGTCCCGGTGAGTCAAAAAGTCGATACGCCCGGGCCCATGGCGCGCACCGTTCGGGAGGCGGCACTGCTGTTGAATGCCATGTCCGGCAACGACGACGCCGAACCGGTCAAAAAGCCGCACGCCATCAGCGGCGTGGACTATACGGCTTTGCTGGTCCCGAATGCCTTGGTGGGACGGCGCATCGGGTATCCCGTCAAGTTCGAGACCAGCGGCGAGGCCGCACAAAGCGACCCTCAGTTTTCCCGTGCGCTGGAAGTCATGCAGGCCGCAGGGGCGACATTGATTCCGGTGGTGTTCGATGATCCTCAATCCCTGTCGCCGGAGGAGGTGGAAAACGGATTCTGGATGGGTATCAAGCGTGATTTGCCGCGATACCTGGCCACACGAACCGGTCTTGCAATCCAGAGCCTGGAGGAACTCCTGCAATACAACGAGCACTGCCCCGACGCCGAGGCGTATGGGCAAACCACGTTGAGCGCGGCCAACAACGTCGATTTTGACGAGAACGCGTACAACGAGTTGTGGCAAAAAATTCAAAGCGAAAATGCGGCTGCCATCGACAACGTGCTGCTTGGGCATCAACTGGATGCCGTGGTGTGGGACGTCGGCTCCCCGGGGTTGAATGTCACTGCGTTGGCAGGTTATCCCGGCATCATGGTGCCTTCCGGAGCGGACGATCACGGAGTGCCGACCTCGGTGTTCTTCTTCGGGACTCAGTGGAGCGAGGCCCATCTGCTGGCAATTGCTTATGGGTATGAACAAGCTTCCAACGCAAGGCCAACGCCTGCGTTCAAGCCGTAA
- a CDS encoding ribonucleotide-diphosphate reductase subunit beta, translated as MLSWDEFDKEDSGETVVKGANAGHATEANMDRLDTAGGVAAQEARAVTANDSAAIARAKAALDNLDIAEGLAELEGASARVAVDEKRMINCRADLNQLVPFKYDWAWQKYLDGCANHWMPQEVNMTADIALWKDPEGLTDDERRIVMRNLGFFSTADSLVANNLVLAVYRLITNPECRQYILRQAFEEAIHTHAYQYCIESLAMDEGEIFNMYHEIPSVAKKATWGLKYTRSISDPKFETGTVETDKELLRNLIAYYCVLEGIFFYCGFTQILSMGRRNKMTGVAEQFQYILRDESMHLNFGIDVINQIKIENPHLWDAEMKEEASQMILQGTQLEIEYARDTMPRGVLGMNAAMMEDYLKFIANRRLSQIGLKEEYPGTTNPFPWMSEIMDLKKEKNFFETRVIEYQTGGALSWD; from the coding sequence ATGCTGAGCTGGGACGAATTCGACAAAGAAGACAGCGGCGAGACCGTGGTAAAAGGCGCCAACGCCGGCCACGCGACTGAAGCCAACATGGACCGACTCGACACCGCTGGTGGTGTCGCCGCTCAAGAAGCTCGCGCCGTAACCGCGAACGACTCTGCCGCTATCGCCCGTGCCAAAGCAGCCCTGGACAACCTCGACATCGCTGAAGGCCTCGCCGAACTCGAAGGCGCCTCTGCCCGTGTCGCCGTTGACGAAAAGCGCATGATCAACTGCCGCGCCGACCTCAACCAACTCGTGCCTTTCAAGTACGACTGGGCCTGGCAGAAGTATCTGGACGGTTGCGCAAACCACTGGATGCCGCAAGAAGTCAACATGACCGCCGACATCGCCCTCTGGAAAGACCCGGAAGGCCTGACCGACGACGAGCGCCGCATCGTGATGCGCAACCTCGGCTTCTTCTCCACCGCCGACTCCCTGGTTGCCAACAACCTGGTCCTGGCCGTGTACCGCCTGATCACCAACCCGGAATGCCGCCAGTACATCCTGCGCCAGGCTTTCGAAGAGGCGATCCACACCCACGCCTACCAGTACTGCATCGAATCGTTGGCCATGGATGAAGGCGAGATCTTCAACATGTACCACGAGATCCCATCGGTCGCGAAAAAAGCCACCTGGGGCCTCAAATACACCCGCTCGATCTCCGATCCGAAGTTCGAAACCGGCACCGTCGAAACCGACAAAGAACTGCTGCGCAACCTGATCGCCTACTACTGCGTTCTGGAAGGCATCTTCTTCTACTGCGGCTTCACCCAGATCCTCTCCATGGGCCGCCGCAACAAAATGACCGGCGTCGCCGAGCAGTTCCAGTACATCCTGCGCGACGAATCCATGCACCTGAACTTCGGCATCGACGTGATCAACCAGATCAAAATCGAAAACCCACACCTGTGGGATGCCGAGATGAAGGAAGAAGCTTCGCAGATGATTCTGCAGGGCACTCAGCTGGAGATCGAATACGCTCGCGACACCATGCCTCGCGGCGTGTTGGGCATGAACGCGGCGATGATGGAGGACTATCTGAAGTTCATCGCTAACCGTCGTTTGAGCCAGATTGGTTTGAAGGAAGAGTATCCAGGGACGACTAACCCGTTCCCTTGGATGAGCGAGATTATGGACTTGAAGAAAGAGAAGAATTTCTTTGAGACGAGAGTTATTGAGTATCAGACTGGTGGGGCGTTGAGCTGGGATTGA
- the acs gene encoding acetate--CoA ligase, producing MSAASLYPVRPEVLANTLTDEATYKAMYQQSVVNPDGFWREQAKRLDWIKPFTTVKQTSFDDHHVDIKWFADGTLNVSYNCLDRHLAERGDQVAIIWEGDDPAESRNITYRELHEQVCKFANALRGQDVHRGDVVTIYMPMIPEAVVAMLACTRIGAIHSVVFGGFSPEALAGRIIDCKSKVVITADEGIRAGKKIPLKSNVDDALTNPETSSIQKVIVCKRTGGDIKWNQHRDIWFEDLMKVAGSVCAPKEMGAEEALFILYTSGSTGKPKGVQHTTGGYLLYAAMTHERVFDYRPGEIYWCTADVGWVTGHSYIVYGPLANGATTLLFEGVPNYPDITRVAKIVDKHKVNILYTAPTAIRAMMASGQAAVEGADGSSLRLLGSVGEPINPEAWDWYYKNVGKSRCPIVDTWWQTETGGNMMSPLPGAHALKPGSAARPFFGVVPALVDNLGNIIEGVAEGNLVILDSWPGQARTLYGDHDRFVDTYFKTFRGMYFTGDGARRDEDGYYWITGRVDDVLNVSGHRMGTAEIESAMVAHPKVAEAAVVGVPHDIKGQGIYVYVTLNAGEETSEQLRLELKNWVRKEIGPIASPDVIQWAPGLPKTRSGKIMRRILRKIATAEYDGLGDISTLADPGVVQHLIDTHKTMNVA from the coding sequence ATGAGTGCGGCTTCCCTGTATCCCGTTCGTCCCGAGGTTCTGGCCAATACGCTGACTGACGAGGCGACCTACAAGGCGATGTACCAGCAGTCCGTCGTCAACCCGGACGGCTTCTGGCGCGAACAAGCCAAGCGCCTCGACTGGATCAAGCCTTTCACCACGGTGAAGCAGACGTCCTTCGACGACCACCATGTCGATATCAAATGGTTCGCCGACGGCACCCTGAACGTTTCCTACAACTGCCTCGACCGTCATCTGGCCGAGCGCGGCGATCAAGTGGCGATCATTTGGGAAGGGGATGACCCTGCCGAAAGCCGCAACATCACCTACCGCGAGCTGCACGAACAAGTCTGCAAGTTCGCCAACGCCTTGCGCGGCCAGGATGTGCACCGCGGCGACGTGGTGACTATCTATATGCCGATGATCCCCGAAGCCGTGGTCGCCATGCTGGCCTGCACCCGGATCGGCGCGATTCACTCGGTGGTGTTCGGTGGTTTCTCGCCGGAAGCCCTGGCCGGTCGCATCATCGACTGCAAATCCAAAGTGGTGATCACCGCTGACGAAGGCATCCGTGCCGGCAAGAAGATCCCGCTCAAGTCCAACGTCGACGACGCGCTGACCAACCCGGAAACCAGCAGCATCCAGAAAGTCATCGTGTGCAAGCGAACCGGTGGCGACATCAAGTGGAACCAGCATCGCGACATCTGGTTTGAAGACCTGATGAAAGTGGCGGGCAGTGTCTGCGCGCCGAAAGAGATGGGCGCCGAAGAAGCGCTGTTCATCCTTTACACCTCCGGCTCCACCGGCAAGCCTAAAGGCGTGCAGCACACCACCGGCGGCTACCTGCTTTACGCGGCCATGACCCATGAGCGCGTGTTCGACTACCGTCCGGGCGAAATCTACTGGTGCACCGCCGATGTCGGCTGGGTCACCGGCCACAGCTATATCGTCTACGGCCCATTGGCCAACGGCGCGACCACGCTGCTGTTCGAAGGCGTGCCAAACTACCCGGACATCACCCGGGTGGCGAAGATCGTCGACAAGCACAAGGTCAACATTCTCTACACGGCGCCAACCGCCATTCGCGCGATGATGGCGTCGGGTCAGGCCGCTGTCGAAGGTGCTGATGGCAGCAGTTTGCGCCTGCTCGGTTCGGTGGGTGAGCCGATCAACCCGGAAGCGTGGGACTGGTACTACAAGAATGTGGGCAAGTCCCGTTGCCCGATCGTCGATACCTGGTGGCAGACCGAAACCGGCGGCAACATGATGAGCCCGCTGCCGGGCGCTCACGCCCTCAAGCCGGGTTCTGCGGCGCGTCCGTTCTTCGGTGTGGTGCCGGCGTTGGTCGACAACCTGGGCAACATCATCGAAGGCGTGGCCGAGGGTAACCTGGTGATTCTCGATTCGTGGCCGGGTCAGGCGCGCACGCTGTACGGCGACCATGACCGCTTCGTCGATACCTACTTCAAGACCTTCCGTGGCATGTACTTCACTGGTGACGGTGCGCGTCGTGACGAAGACGGTTACTACTGGATCACCGGTCGCGTGGACGACGTGCTCAACGTGTCCGGCCACCGTATGGGCACCGCCGAAATCGAAAGCGCGATGGTCGCTCACCCGAAAGTCGCCGAGGCTGCCGTGGTCGGCGTGCCGCACGACATCAAGGGGCAGGGCATTTATGTCTACGTGACGCTGAACGCTGGCGAAGAGACGAGCGAGCAATTGCGTCTGGAACTGAAGAACTGGGTGCGTAAAGAGATCGGCCCGATTGCTTCGCCGGATGTGATTCAGTGGGCGCCGGGGCTGCCGAAGACGCGGTCGGGCAAAATCATGCGCCGGATCCTGCGCAAGATTGCGACGGCCGAATACGATGGGTTGGGGGATATCTCCACCCTGGCGGACCCAGGTGTGGTGCAGCATTTGATTGATACGCACAAGACGATGAATGTTGCGTAA
- a CDS encoding AraC family transcriptional regulator: MRNVSINGLDDTPRSVVAIGTDYSYGQVLPLHTHRRAQLLYGATGVMQVSTHDGNWVVPPQRAVWIPSGVAHEVLMLGVSTRSLYIEPGAVDLGSRCQVISVSPLMRHLLMEAVEVPLAYDKARRDGALIDLLLHELARSAHLPLHIPLPVDARLLALCQGFLQRPDAHQSPQQWADQLHISLRTFNRLFRQQTDLSFSQWRQRACVVLALARLAVGEPVTRIALDFGYDSPAAFSTMFRRVLGQAPSVWLEGTK; this comes from the coding sequence ATGCGCAATGTTTCGATTAATGGGCTGGATGACACGCCACGGTCGGTGGTGGCGATCGGTACGGATTATTCCTACGGTCAGGTGTTGCCTCTTCATACGCACCGACGGGCGCAATTGTTGTACGGCGCGACCGGGGTGATGCAGGTCAGCACGCATGACGGCAACTGGGTGGTGCCGCCGCAGCGGGCGGTGTGGATTCCGTCGGGGGTGGCGCATGAGGTGTTGATGCTGGGGGTGAGCACGCGGAGTTTGTACATCGAGCCGGGGGCGGTTGATCTGGGGAGTCGTTGTCAGGTGATCAGCGTTTCGCCGTTGATGCGGCATTTGCTGATGGAGGCGGTGGAGGTTCCGCTGGCGTACGACAAGGCCAGGCGCGACGGGGCGCTGATTGATTTGCTGCTGCATGAACTGGCGCGCAGTGCTCACTTGCCGTTGCACATTCCGCTGCCTGTCGATGCGCGGTTGCTTGCGTTGTGCCAGGGCTTTTTGCAGCGGCCCGATGCCCATCAGTCGCCGCAACAATGGGCGGATCAGTTGCACATCAGTTTGCGCACGTTCAATCGCCTGTTTCGCCAGCAGACCGACCTGAGTTTCAGCCAGTGGCGGCAGCGCGCCTGTGTGGTGTTGGCCCTCGCGCGGTTGGCGGTGGGTGAGCCGGTGACGCGGATTGCTTTGGATTTTGGCTATGACAGCCCGGCGGCGTTCTCGACGATGTTTCGCCGGGTGTTGGGGCAGGCGCCGTCCGTCTGGTTGGAGGGTACGAAATAA